The genomic DNA AAAATGAAATTCCTAATTGGTTACCTAAAACTTATTCATTACTTCTTTTTCTCGTTATTGTCCAAGGATCTTTTGGAGCTTTAACAGTAATAAACCTACTTGATTCATATACTGTAACTGGCCATCTTTTAATAGCTTTTCTACTTCTCATCACAACAATTTCAATAAATCAAAATTTAGAAAATGACGAAATAGAAGAGCAATTAATTTGGTGGAGATTATTATTGTTTGTTCCTCTCTTACTTACTCTGATTCAATCTTTTATTGGAGTAAGGCTTTCATCAACTTGGTCAGCACACATTTGCTTATCTTTTAATCAACAATGCCTAATTCTAAATACTCATAAATTATTTGCTTTTCCAATTGCTATTTCAATTCTATTGATTATTGCTACTGCAATTTATAAGAGAAGTTTGCTTACTGAAAATTGGAAATATCTCTCAGCACTTATTTTTCTCTTGTTTTCCCAAATTGCTTTGGGTGTTTTAAGTCTTAAAA from Prochlorococcus marinus XMU1402 includes the following:
- a CDS encoding COX15/CtaA family protein; the encoded protein is MINNQLYKSKYLTIFKRLGSHSVLALIALIVIGGATRVMDAGLACPDWPLCYGSFLPFNHMNLRVFLEWFHRLDAFLVGILILFKFALSIIWKNEIPNWLPKTYSLLLFLVIVQGSFGALTVINLLDSYTVTGHLLIAFLLLITTISINQNLENDEIEEQLIWWRLLLFVPLLLTLIQSFIGVRLSSTWSAHICLSFNQQCLILNTHKLFAFPIAISILLIIATAIYKRSLLTENWKYLSALIFLLFSQIALGVLSLKTNLNEPIFIIGHQLNASLFIAILTTLIFRNPLTKKGLNHSLNSQMVGINS